One Theropithecus gelada isolate Dixy chromosome 3, Tgel_1.0, whole genome shotgun sequence genomic window carries:
- the ATP6V1F gene encoding V-type proton ATPase subunit F isoform X1: protein MEAVLLFMRMSRNAARRTAHARRGVGPTGSRTAEAGLRRLLVLSGDLCPAAGMAGRGKLIAVIGDEDTVTGFLLGGIGELNKNRHPNFLVVEKDTTINEIEDTFRSLGSVSGSVAEANPSQHDPPLWDEIDSWQFLNRDDIGIILINQYIAEMVRHALDAHQHSIPAVLEIPSKEHPYDAAKDSILRRARGMFTAEDLR from the exons ATGGAGGCCGTGTTACTGTTCATGCGCATGTCCCGGAATGCGGCTCGGAGAACTGCGCATGCCCGAAGGGGGGTGGGGCCGACGGGGAGCCGTACGGCGGAGGCGGGGCTTCGGCGGCTTTTGGTGCTCTCGGGTGATCTCTGCCCGGCTGCGGGGATGGCGGGGAGGGGGAAGCTCATCGCAGTGATCGGAGACGAGGACACGGTGACTGGTTTCCTGCTGGGCGGCATAGGGGAGCTTAACAAGAACCGCCACCCCAATTTCCTGGTGGTGGAGAAGGATACAACAATCAATGAAATCGAAGACACTTTCCG TTCACTTGGAAGCGTTTCGGGCAGCGTTGCAGAAGCCAACCCTAGTCAGCATGACCCTCCGCTTTGGGATGAAATTGATTCTTG GCAGTTTCTAAACCGGGATGACATTGGCATCATCCTCATCAACCAGTACATCGCAGAGATGGTGCGGCATGCCCTGGACGCCCACCAGCACTCCATCCCCGCTGTCCTGGAGATCCCCTCCAAGGAGCACCCATATGACGCCGCCAAGGACTCCATTCTGCGCAGGGCCAGGGGCATGTTCACTGCTGAAGACCTGCGCTAG
- the ATP6V1FNB gene encoding uncharacterized protein ATP6V1FNB has protein sequence MSRQLNIDTLRQNFWKEEYLREKMLRCEWYRKYGSMVKAKQKAKAAARLPLKLPTLHPKAPLSPPPAPKSAPSKAPSPVPEAPFQSEMYPVPPVTRALLYEGISHDFQGRYRYLNTRKLDMPETRYLFPVTTSFTYGWQLGPPVKQELVSCKMCRIESFFRKNGAFALLDPRDLAL, from the exons ATGTCACGGCAGCTCAACATAGACACGTTACGGCAGAACTTCTGGAAGGAGGAATATCTGAGGGAAAAGATGTTGCGCTGTGAATGGTACCGCAAGTATGGGTCGATGGTGAAGGCCAAGCAGAAGGCTAAGGCTGCAGCCCGCCTGCCCCTCAAACTGCCCACCCTGCACCCCAAAGCCCCACTCTCACCCCCACCCGCCCCCAAGTCAGCCCCTTCCAAGGCGCCCAGCCCTGTCCCAGAGGCTCCTTTTCAGTCAGAAATGTACCCAGTACCACCTGTCACCCGAGCCCTGCTGTATGAAGGCATCTCCCACGACTTCCAGGGGCGCTACCGCTACCTCAACACTCGAAAACTGGACATGCCAGAGACGCGATACCTCTTCCCCGTCACCACCAGCTTCACATACGGCTGGCAGCTGG GCCCCCCAGTGAAGCAAGAACTGGTCTCCTGCAAGATGTGCCGCATTGAGTCATTCTTCCGCAAGAACGGGGCCTTCGCACTGCTTGATCCCCGAGACCTGGCCCTCTGA
- the ATP6V1F gene encoding V-type proton ATPase subunit F isoform X2 produces MEAVLLFMRMSRNAARRTAHARRGVGPTGSRTAEAGLRRLLVLSGDLCPAAGMAGRGKLIAVIGDEDTVTGFLLGGIGELNKNRHPNFLVVEKDTTINEIEDTFRQFLNRDDIGIILINQYIAEMVRHALDAHQHSIPAVLEIPSKEHPYDAAKDSILRRARGMFTAEDLR; encoded by the exons ATGGAGGCCGTGTTACTGTTCATGCGCATGTCCCGGAATGCGGCTCGGAGAACTGCGCATGCCCGAAGGGGGGTGGGGCCGACGGGGAGCCGTACGGCGGAGGCGGGGCTTCGGCGGCTTTTGGTGCTCTCGGGTGATCTCTGCCCGGCTGCGGGGATGGCGGGGAGGGGGAAGCTCATCGCAGTGATCGGAGACGAGGACACGGTGACTGGTTTCCTGCTGGGCGGCATAGGGGAGCTTAACAAGAACCGCCACCCCAATTTCCTGGTGGTGGAGAAGGATACAACAATCAATGAAATCGAAGACACTTTCCG GCAGTTTCTAAACCGGGATGACATTGGCATCATCCTCATCAACCAGTACATCGCAGAGATGGTGCGGCATGCCCTGGACGCCCACCAGCACTCCATCCCCGCTGTCCTGGAGATCCCCTCCAAGGAGCACCCATATGACGCCGCCAAGGACTCCATTCTGCGCAGGGCCAGGGGCATGTTCACTGCTGAAGACCTGCGCTAG
- the LOC112620638 gene encoding uncharacterized protein LOC112620638, whose amino-acid sequence MLRSWEGNISQAWEVAPGEATVRLPEEGGSRSHQRDSCGSLKAQTPKPVGRESPDLRRRTTAMMQGRIRGETQKSAPAVAKLGVAQEGAWAALPSPKPPAQQLLPGRGAGAMMSATLRAKVSGQQGLPPGGLRGLPDPERNPHGLQGPGVGPGPGEEEVGQARLPGALRGRGVGPERPKASKAAWPAPLGRAKAPAGLSAARQETALQRLLELHSAARWRRRRDREQQRLRVLERLHIARNRHCRVHPVGLPPSAAQLPPQEDATGRRRALREQLKQMHRERTGWLRALGARNTQKFLELLCSPGAADPVPAE is encoded by the exons ATGCTGCGGTCTTGGGAAGGCAATATCTCACAAGCCTGGGAGGTGGCTCCTGGGGAGGCCACTGTACGGCTCCCAGAGGAAGGCGGCTCCCGGAGCCATCAGAGGGACTCCTGCGGGTCCCTGAAAGCACAGACTCCAAAGCCTGTGGGCAGGGAGAGCCCAGACCTCCGGAGAAGGACTACCGCGATGATGCAGGGCAGGATCAGAGGCGAGACACAAAAGTCGGCACCGGCGGTGGCAAAGCTAGGGGTCGCCCAGGAGGGGGCGTGGGCTGCGCTTCCCAGCCCGAAGCCCCCGGCCCAGCAGCTGCTTCCAGGTCGCGGAGCCGGAGCTATGATGTCAGCGACCCTGCGCGCCAAGGTATCCGGGCAGCAGGGGCTCCCCCCAGGGGGTCTTCGGGGGCTTCCAGACCCGGAGCGCAATCCGCACGGGCTGCAGGGCCCTGGAGTCGGCCCTGGCCCgggagaggaggaggtgggcCAGGCTCGGCTTCCGGGTGCCCTCCGGGGTCGGGGGGTCGGTCCTGAGCGTCCCAAGGCCTCGAAGGCCGCGTGGCCGGCGCCCCTAGGCAGGGCCAAGGCGCCTGCGGGCTTGAGCGCGGCGCGGCAGGAGACGGCTCTGCAGCGGCTGCTGGAGCTGCACAGCGCAGCCAGGTGGCGGCGCCGGCGGGACCGTGAGCAGCAGCGGCTCCGG GTCCTGGAACGCCTCCACATCGCCAGGAACCGCCACTGCCGGGTTCACCCCGTGGGGCTCCCGCCCAGCGCGGCTCAACTCCCGCCACAG GAGGACGCGACTGGGCGGCGGCGCGCCCTGCGGGAGCAGCTGAAACAGATGCATCGGGAGAGGACCGGGTGGCTGCGGGCCCTAGGGGCCAG GAACACTCAGAAATTCCTGGAACTACTGTGTTCCCCTGGTGCTGCGGATCCCGTGCCTGCAGAGTAG